Proteins found in one Misgurnus anguillicaudatus chromosome 3, ASM2758022v2, whole genome shotgun sequence genomic segment:
- the LOC129423727 gene encoding zinc finger BED domain-containing protein 4-like has protein sequence MPGQSKTRKQLKAESASMSSAVWKYYKVDDNNVAIANCEICKLGISRGGKEKATFNTTNLIRHLKNKHPTQYSEYTQATQPKTSQLTLQESLKRREKMPHDSAKARDITAKIAQMIAMSDLPFAFVENPGFLMLMEHVEPRFEMPSRHYFTEKALPALYKKITDKLLVMLSDAPHVSFTTDIWSSSVAPMSLLSLTAQWIDSSFVLRRATLHAQEFRGSHTAERIQQSMETMLNNWRIDKQRVHVILRDNAANMKKAMRDMGVPSVGCVAHSCQLCVHEGLLSQRSVTETLANARKIVGHFKHSPLAYSRLEDIQIDLNMDIKRLQQDVQTRWNSSLYMLQSLLQQKRALSVFAAERTLPATLTAHQWELMKKTADVLSPFEELTRDVSRETATAADVIPAITVLRRVLSREDDDDQGIKTMKRTLLEAVEKRFADVETEPLFYIATLLDPRYKDGQV, from the exons ATGCCGGGGCAAAGTAAAACACGGAAGCAACTTAAAGCGGAAAGCGCGAGTATGTCGTCTGCGGTCTGGAAGTATTATAAAGTTGATGACAACAACGTTGCCATAGCAAACTGCGAGATATGTAAACTTGGGATTTCAAGAGGTGGAAAGGAAAAGGCTACGTTTAACACCACAAATCTGATACGGCACCTCAAAAACAAACACCCGACACAATACAGCGAGTATACCCAGGCAACCCAGCCGAAGACGAGTCAGCTCACGCTGCAGGAGAGTTTGAAGAGGAGAGAAAAAATGCCCCATGACAGCGCGAAGGCACGGGACATTACAGCCAAGATAGCACAAATGATCGCAATGAGTGACCTGCCATTCGCCTTTGTAGAGAACCCTGGATTTCTTATGCTTATGGAGCACGTAGAACCACGATTTGAAATGCCGTCTCGTCACTATTTTACCGAGAAAGCTCTGCCAGCCCTTTATAAAAAGATTACTGACAAACTACTTGTCATGTTATCAGATGCACCCCATGTTTCATTCACCACAGACATCTGGAGTTCGTCCGTAGCTCCCATGTCTCTACTAAGCCTTACCGCACAATGGATTGATTCAAGTTTTGTTTTACGCCGTGCGACCCTACATGCACAGGAATTTCGCGGATCGCACACCGCAGAGCGCATCCAGCAATCGATGGAAACAATGCTCAACAACTGGAGAATTGATAAGCAACGGGTCCACGTAATTTTGCGTGACAACGCGGCAAATATGAAGAAAGCTATGAGGGATATGGGGGTGCCGAGTGTGGGCTGTGTCGCCCATTCCTGTCAACTCTGTGTGCATGAGGGTCTGCTGTCTCAGCGCAGCGTGACAGAGACTCTGGCCAACGCAAGGAAGATTGTAGGCCATTTCAAACACTCCCCATTGGCCTACTCTCGACTAGAAGACATACAGATTGACCTAAATATGGATATCAAGCGCCTACAGCAAGATGTACAG ACACGATGGAACAGCAGCCTCTATATGCTGCAGAGCCTACTGCAACAAAAACGTGCTCTTAGTGTCTTTGCAGCTGAGCGCACTCTACCAGCAACACTGACAGCTCACCAATGGGAGCTGATGAAAAAGACTGCTGATGTGCTTTCCCCATTTGAAGAGCTGACTAGGGATGTGAGCAGGGAGACTGCAACTGCAGCTGATGTAATCCCTGCCATAACag TCCTCAGACGTGTTCTGTCTCGGGAGGATGATGATGACCAGGGAATAAAAACAATGAAGAGGACTCTGCTGGAGGCAGTGGAGAAGCGCTTTGCTGATGTTGAAACTGAGCCACTCTTTTACATCGCCACTCTTCTAGATCCCAGATACAAAGATGGGCAAGtatag